The Rhizoctonia solani chromosome 14, complete sequence genome has a segment encoding these proteins:
- a CDS encoding sodium/inorganic phosphate symporter, protein MPRLAQYDYLFAFGVIFAFLDAFNIGANDVANSFATSVSSRSLTMRQAVAIASVMEFLGAVLVGARVASTIRNGIIDISIFNQDPAMLLLAMVCAICASSLWLTMATRLSMPVSTTHSIIGSLIGVGIAAGGAKSIKWGWNGNGVAFVFASWVIAPAVAGGFAAIVFLLTKFVVLNRDGDASVKYGLMFAPIYFFVVSGVLTMAILWKGSPSLGLSEMPPGEMSAAIIGTAAVVMLLSIIFWLPYVHARVVKGDYTVRWYHFFMGPLLWRRQPPADAAEFIAGAVPDYYKGHHAEDAVAPADDEEHGAARHLRKDETQQVQSGKSDSITEEKPTGSDRDASEPAPTAPVQEKSRIARLTAVEGPPIEGAWIEPKNLYIIARYRTIPFIVKVFTHGTTVDVLDMQAQGQSKEGRRLQDMHNRAAQYDNRTEHLYSFLQVMTAATASFAHGSNDVSNAIGPFATIYFTWHTGTFAGSKSPVAVWMLVFGGAAIVIGLATYGYNIMRVLGNRLTLHSPSRGFSMELGASLAVVLASQVAVPVSTTQCITGATLAVGLCNGDLHALNWRMFGWIFFSWVLTIPCAGLLAGCLFGIIANAPRFSS, encoded by the exons ATGCCGCGCCTTGCACAGTATGACTACCTATTCGCCTTTGGTGTTATATTCGCCTTCCTCGATGCCTTCAACATTGGCGCAAATGATGTTGCCAACTC ATTCGCGACATCCGTGTCTTCTAGGTCACTGACAATGCGACAGGCCGTCGCTATTGCAAGTGTAATGGAGTTCTTAGGTGCAGTTCTTGTTGGTGCGCGTGTAGCATCAACCATCCGTAACGGCATTA TCGATATCAGCATATTTAACCAGGATCCTGCCATGCTTCTACTTGCTATGGTTTGCGCTATCTGTGCCTCGTCCCTATGGCTCACGATGGCTACTCGATTGAGTATGCCTGTCAGCACCACCCACAGTATTA TTGGTTCGTTGATCGGTGTTGGCATCGCCGCAGGTGGGGCCAAGAGCATTAAGTGGGGATGGAATGGTAACGGTGTTGCTTTTGTATTCGCTTCG TGGGTCATCGCCCCTGCCGTGGCCGGAGGCTTCGCAGCCATTGTTTTCTTGCTCACCAAGTTTGTG GTTTTGAACCGTGACGGTGATGCCTCGGTCAAATATGGTCTTATGTTCGCTCCGATATACTTTTT CGTTGTCTCTGGTGTCCTCACTATGGCCATCCTCTGGAAGGGCTCCCCTTCACTTGGGCTGAGTGAAATGCCTCCTGGCGAGATGTCTGCTGCAATCATCGGAACTG CTGCTGTTGTGATGTTATTGTCCATAATCTTCTGGCTCCCGTACGTCCATGCGCGTGTTGTTAAGGGTGATTATACCGTCCGTTGGTATCACTTCTTCATGG GTCCTCTCTTGTGGAGGCGCCAACCTCCGGCAGACGCTGCCGAATTTATTGCTGGTGCTGTCCCCGATTACTACAAGGGTCACCATGCCGAGGACGCTGTCGCTCCTGCCGACGATGAAGAGCATGGTGCTGCTCGTCACCTCCGCAAGGATGAGACCCAGCAAGTGCAGAGCGGCAAGAGCGATTCGATTACTGAGGAAAAGCCTACGGGAAGTGATCGTGATGCATCCGAGCCTGCTCCCACCGCTCCTGTTCAAGAAAAGTCAAGAATTGCCCGGTTGACTGCAGTTGAGGGACCTCCGATCGAGGGAGCGTG GATCGAGCCCAAGAACTTATACATTATTGCCCGTTACCGCACTATCCCATTCATCGTCAAGGTTTTCACTCATGGCACCACGGTCGATGTGCTTGACATGCAAGCTCAAGGCCAGTCCAAGGAGGGGCGCAGACTTCAAGACATGCATAACCGGGCTGCCCAATACGACAATCGCACAGAACATTTGTACTCTTTCCTTCAGGTCATGACCGCCGCTACTGCATC CTTTGCGCATGGAAGTAACGACGTCTCGAACGCCATCGGCCCCTTTGCTAC GATTTACTTCACCTGGCATACTGGTACCTTCGCAGGAAGCAAGAGCCCTGTCGCAGTCTGGATGTTAGTCTTCGGTGGCGCGGCAATCGTCATCGGTCTCGCTACCTATGGCTACAAT ATCATGCGTGTCCTCGGCAACCGTCTGACTCTGCACTCTCCTTCGCGCGGATTCTCTATGGAGCTTGGTGCCTCTCTCGCTGTCGTTCTGGCGAGCCAGGTCGCAGTACCCGTTTCGACAACACAATGCATTACTGGTGCCACCCTTGCCGTCGGTTTGTGTAACGGTGACCTGCATGCTCTGAACTGGCGTATG TTCGGATGGATTTTCTTCTCTTGGGTTCTCACCATTCCTTGTGCGGGTCTTCTCGCAGGGTGCTTG TTCGGGATCATTGCCAATGCTCCTCGATTCAGCAGCTAG
- a CDS encoding pathogenesis-related protein PR5K (thaumatin family): MFIIQVLLTYSAASLKLNSKNEIYHRCSALALAGSALGRTFTVYNACPFTIWPAVFTDLNVGSAVPSIETGWEAPAWSKRTFNVPDNWKAGRIWGRRNCNFSSNPGPNSCLTGGCNGGLRCDSRTGTGVPPASVAEWTLSAGDGQDWYDVSLVDGYNLPMRISNSVSCPVAECAVDLGPNCPAPLKGPFDGSGFPVGCKSACVANLDGNQGNSKNCCSGQYSTPQTCPPSGVQYYSYFKNACPRSYVYAYDESSKTALWTCPASKKADYTLTFCP, encoded by the exons ATGTTCATCATACAGGTTCTACTTACCTATTCTGCAGCTTCTCTTAAGCTCAACTCGAAAAATGAGATTTACCATCGCTGCTCTGCTCTTGCTCTCGCAGGCTCTGCCCTCGGTCGTACTTTCACAGTATACAACGCTTGCCCCTTCACTATCTGGCCAGCTGTCTTC ACTGATCTAAATGTTGGATCCGCCGTCCCCAGCAtcgagactggatgggaggcCCCGGCCTGGAGCAAGCGTACCTTCAACGTGCCCGACAACTGGAAGGCGGGTCGTATCTGGGGTCGCCGCAACTGCAACTTCTCTTCCAACCCTGGTCCTAACTCTTGTCTTACCGGTGGCTGCAACGGTGGACTGAGGTGTGACTCTCGCACTGGTACTGGTGTACCTCCAGCAAGTGTTGCCGAGTGGACTCTCAGCGCTGGTGACGGCCAGGATTGGTACGATG TATCACTCGTCGACGGATACAACCTACCCATGCGTATCTCGAACAGCGTTAGCTGCCCAGTCGCCGAGTGCGCTGTTGACCTTGGCCCGAACTGCCCTGCTCCTCTGAAGGGACCTTTCGATGGCTCTGGCTTCCCTGTTGGCTGCAAG TCTGCTTGCGTTGCGAACCTCGACGGCAACCAGGGCAACTCGAAGAATTGCTGCTCTGGACAGTACAGCACCCCTCAGACTTGCCCTCCTAGCGGTGTTCAGTACTACTCGTACTTCAAGAATGCCTGCCCACGTTCGTACGTCTATGCTTATGACGAATCGAGCAAGACTGCTCTCTGGACCTGCCCTGCCTCGAAGAAGGCTGACT ACACCCTTACTTTCTGCCCTTGA
- a CDS encoding Nop53 (60S ribosomal biogenesis) produces the protein MLGTRAQYRPLSKATLARKRAMAISTVSRVNKIKSRYGAPSQPSQSTRKGKKAWRKNVDIEDVEDRLEGLRDEERETGGPVHEKSNTELFAVDVHGDEQLKKQMRKHRPLKYMELLARRSAVPAVHSRVSIPTPTSESSKPRIRVSAAEKARLLRIAHRTKNPLEAIQGRSNLPASEAVKRSGKYDVWASEDPDEVSLMHAMRTSEAKEYLLPIVKSHKSRAPPSAPPSVPPLTNAILPKAVIYPDAGTSYNPTYEEHQELLQAAHEREVKRVENTEKAEEVRRRMEAAWERKGENMVEGMIVDVGEENEEDAPEEERVDPVKPPQRKTAQQRRKAARVLAEKRSRASLAQKRQQLASLSTLKSLRRTVANAQSESQKAAAERAEKKLAKGLMGMKIGKHVVKEGEIDFQLGEDLPESFRELKPEGNLWRDRWGSMVARGKVEPRAPVLAARKKTKTKEYEKHSYKQFDARN, from the exons ATGCTCGGAACTCGTGCTCAGTATCGTCCACTCTCCAAAGCCACTCTTGCTCGCAAACGGGCCATGGCTATCTCCACCGTCAGTAGAGTGAACAAG ATAAAGTCTAGGTACGGCGCACCGTCTCAGCCATCTCAATCTACACGCAAGGGCAAGAAGGCCTGGCGCAAGAATGTTGATATTGAAGACGTCGAAGACCGCCTGGAGGGACTGAGAGACGAAGAACGGGAAACAGG CGGCCCGGTGCATGAAAAGTCTAATACAGAGCTATTTGCGGTCGATGTCCATGGAGATGAACAAC TCAAGAAACAGATGCGAAAGCATCGTCCCCTCAAGTACATGGAGCTGCTCGCCCGACGTTCGGCGGTTCCTGCCGTCCATTCCCGTGTCTCTATCCCAACCCCCACATCAGAATCCTCGAAGCCCCGCATACGCGTGAGTGCCGCTGAGAAAGCTCGACTCCTTCGTATCGCACACCGGACCAAGAATCCACTCGAGGCGATCCAAGGTCGATCCAATCTCCCAGCAAGTGAAGCTGTGAAGCGTAGTGGCAAGTACGATGTCTGGGCTTCGGAGGATCCCGACGAGGTGTCGCTTATGCATGCTATGCGGACGTCCGAGGCCAAGGAATACTTGCTCCCGATTGTCAAGAGTCATAAATCCCGA GCACCGCCATCGGCACCACCTTCGGTTCCTCCCCTCACGAACGCCATCCTCCCGAAGGCTGTGATATATCCCGATGCAGGAACATCGTACAACCCAACGTACGAAGAACACCAGGAGCTCTTACAAGCTGCCCATGAACGAGAAGTGAAACGGGTAGAAAATACGGAAAAGGCGGAGGAAGTGAGGAGAAGGATGGAGGCTGCATGGGAAAGGAAGGGAGAAAACATGGTAGAGGGTATGATCGTGGACGTCGGGGAAGAAAACGAGGAAGATGCTCCAGAGGAAGAACGTGTCGACCCGGTCAAGCCACCCCAGAGGAAGACTGCTCAGCAGAGGAGGAAAGCTGCCCGAGTACTCGCCGAG AAACGTTCGCGAGCCAGTCTTGCTCAGAAGCGGCAACAACTGGCATCTTTATCGACTCTCAAGTCGCTTCGTCGCACGGTAGCCAACGCCCAGTCTGAATCTCAAAAAGCCGCGGCTGAGCGAGCAGAAAAGAAGCTTGCTAAGGGGTTGATGGGGATGAAGATAG GAAAACACGTTGTGAAGGAGGGTGAAATCGACTTTCAGCTTGGGGAAGACTTGCCTGAAAGTTTCCGCGAGCTAAAGCCTGAGGGGAACCTCTGGCGGGACCGCTGGGGAAGCATGGTAGCTAGAGGAAAAGTCGAGCCTCGAGCTCCGGTATT GGCTGCCCGTAAGAAGACGAAGACCAAGGAGTACGAGAAACACTCGTACAAACAATTCGATGCTCGAAACTAG
- a CDS encoding protein YIPF1, with the protein MAQYERLEADAPELEFRSFLGDENQQRGPTSQTAPSRGWSDQSRGGPAPIWSIDYYQKWFDVDTVTVLARITHTMNPFSADPSPFTGPPASQPPFAFLPSSTDSKPDLYGPFWTLTTVIFALYVFSSFAASITSYLSAKPFEYDFALLSIGVSLVYAYGFGTPFAVWGALRYLGTEWSIVEAIAVWGYAMAVWIPTAALCIIPIPILRWVLVGLAFGSSGWYITRNVYPVLASADQKPARLIIVALAILHAAIALTFKAEKIPSRGLAQPRTQPEFSFEADLADGATQTWLGVPVKRHD; encoded by the exons ATGGCACAATACGAACGACTTGAGGCGGATGCACCCGAGCTTGAGTTTAGAT CATTCCTCGGAGACGAAAATCAGCAGCGAGGACCGACCAGTCAGACTGCCCCATCTCGAGGATGGTCCGACCAGTCTCGCGGTGGCCCAGCCCCTATATGGTCGATAGACTACTACCAAAAATGGTTTGACGTTGACACCGTGACA GTTCTAGCGCGTATAACCCACACTATGAACCCCTTCTCTGCAGACCCATCCCCATTCACCGGTCCTCCCGCATCACAGCCTCCCTTTGCGTTCCTGCCCTCGTCGACGGACTCGAAACCCGACCTTTACGGCCCGTTCTGGACGCTTACGACCGTTATATTCGCTCTCTATGTCTTCTCATCCTTCGCCGCGAGTATTACCAGCTACCTGAGTGCCAAGCCGTTCGAGTACGACTTTGCGTTATTGAGCATTGGAGTTAG TTTGGTATATGCCTATGGGTTTGGCACGCCATTCGCGGTTTGGGGTGCGCTGCGATATCTCGGAACTGAGTGGTCGATCGTAGAAGCAATAGCAGTATGGGGGTATGCGATGGCGGTTTGGATACCCACTGCA GCATTATGCATCATCCCTATTCCAATATTACGATGGGTTCTAGTTGGCTTAGCGTTCGGGTCCTCAGGCTGGTACATAACAAGGAACGTTTATCCCGTACTAGCGTCG GCCGACCAGAAGCCTGCGCGCTTGATTATCGTAGCACTCGCAATCCTTCATGCCGCTATTGCACTAACTTTTAAG GCGGAAAAGATCCCATCGCGGGGTCTGGCCCAACCACGAACACAACCCGAATTTTCCTTTGAAGCCGATCTGGCGGACGGTGCAACACAAACCTGGCTTGGGGTGCCAGTCAAACGGCATGACTAG
- a CDS encoding 26S proteasome non-ATPase regulatory subunit 6 produces MPTPRMNIRSINGCYTCKNRKKKCDETHPQCLRCIGMGIQCGGYPPLENPDSRGVMRRARPILPATGTKRGTTFKMVMPGSTKYTASHVSSSTTSSVAAGRSQTTNEERNISTEPQGQMSTFSQFPDPPSQPGHSSTADTTQTSLMQQPVVPTQSRDMGYATGQLPASSDRRPHGSSSGSSAGASSLEIVHSHTPSNHLEEVHIHPSQGQPGPAYGVPAFEHTWNELSVPTQSRPLDSLFSVSASGSGSGSGSRSSGSLPSLSFSPSEDEESASDDEDPEGVGIVMCTIPTPDPHAQSNTLPFVLQSYARWANFSVFEPSRIAYQLRDNILARFSSSQASRNRVILIANAITAIGRDAKFTIRSTSIVAILYDEAQQSIAHVTSKQPASRRELDIPLASMSFDHLSRCSSYNVGHWGQGTLWVSCMLPHRYFDELVPSLQSSWLASLAYCWNLHSIIDNSLRAMSSLPSEETWDRIAREDGLQWLRGLPGQFLVLLAWINGLCEEFGTNVDPQILAEIETRIRSARFAPGVSSDPILTVRRLAVKECWRQTVFVYLYMALCGAGADDPRVAQAVKAFTRIINGVKPGHNPDTFLLIPMHVVGVAARRRKDRDSIRRRIFGLQKGANSGTPPHTALLKLTDIWERTEVENRAAVWSDLRVMAMEGLYSEYQDDMEGVVSGAGPSASAETQKPVKRNIIVDDQHPFDLELYISSYKGQAAIKRLRFIAANSATLQADALRLAIDQVKSTNIDVNLYHQLVTEYNALPSVHKQITLDQDWMAKVKTAKDAEGDRLQVELKTYTTNLIKESTRMAYRDLGNFYRSFGDTANALKHYSKGRESCTTAGHVLQMNMAAVELLVEQLNFAQIYSYVFKAESALESASAGGAGTGKGADKADAEYERARSKLQLASGIAQLGQGNFQKAAWTFLKLEKNVDDWLGTLVAPADIAIYGTLAALATLSRSQIKASVVESDTFTYFIEQEPYIREIIDAYTNNNFKVVLELLDRHSSRHGLDVVLAPHIGLLTSLIRDRALVLYTTPFTSIRLQRLAEAFGITLSDVEAHIVRLVREGQVKGRVDANEKVLIATQVDPRAELFQRALKAGVENEATARKLILRMKLIQNDLVVKTSKSQQQRVGPPAQDEEMGSIVEVQ; encoded by the exons ATGCCCACTCCTCGTATGAACATTCGCTCAATTAACGGGTGCTACACCTGCAAGAATAG GAAAAAGAAATGTGACGAGACACACCCCCAATGCCTGCGTTGCATTGGAATGGGAATACAGTGCGGAGGATATCCTCCGCTTGAAAACCCCGATAGCAGGGGAGTTATGCGTCGTGCACGACCTATCCTACCTGCTACCGGCACTAAGCGTGGCACCACCTTCAAGATGGTAATGCCTGGATCAACCAAGTACACTGCATCACATGTGTCTTCGTCAACAACAAGCTCAGTCGCTGCCGGTCGATCGCAAACTACTAACGAGGAAAGAAACATATCTACAGAGCCCCAAGGCCAAATGTCAACCTTTTCCCAGTTTCCTGATCCTCCGAGCCAACCGGGCCATTCATCTACAGCGGACACCACTCAGACCTCACTTATGCAGCAACCCGTAGTACCCACTCAATCGCGGGATATGGGATACGCAACCGGACAGCTCCCGGCTAGCTCTGACCGCCGTCCACATGGTTCCTCGTCTGGTTCGTCAGCAGGTGCTTCATCTCTAGAAATAGTTCATTCACACACGCCGAGCAATCATTTGGAGGAAGTACATATACATCCTAGTCAGGGACAACCCGGTCCGGCCTACGGAGTTCCAGCATTCGAGCATACGTGGAACGAATTATCCGTACCCACTCAATCTAGACCACTTGATTCACTATTCTCCGTCTCTGCCTCcggctctggttctggtTCTGGCTCTCGCTCATCAGGATCGTTACCCTCGTTAAGCTTCAGCCCCAGTGAGGATGAGGAATCGGCGAGCGACGACGAGGATCCTGAAGGGGTTGGGATAGTCATGTGTACAATCCCAACCCCTGATCCTCATGCACAGAGTAACACATTGCCCTTTGTGTTGCAAAGTT ATGCGCGTTGGGCAAATTTCTCTGTATTTGAACCTTCGAGGATCGCATACCAACTAAGGGACAACATCCTTGCTCGCTTTTCGAGCTCCCAAGCCTCACGAAATCGGGTCATACTTATCGCAAACGCGATCACTGCGATTGGAAGAGATGCCAAATTCACTATACGAAGTACATCGATTGTCGCTATCCTCTATGACGAGGCACAACAGAGTATAGCACACGTAACTTCAAAACAACCTGCTTCACGCCGTGAATTGGATATACCCCTCGCGTCGATGTCGTTTGACCACTTGTCGAG ATGCTCCTCCTACAATGTTGGTCACTGGGGCCAAGGAACCTTATGGGTCTCATGCATGCTGCCGCACCGGTATTTCGACGAGCTTGTCCCGAGCCTCCAGAGCAGCTGGTTAGCCTCCCTCGCATATTGTTGGAATCTGCATTCCATCATCGACAATTCGCTGAGAGCGATGTCCTCCTTACCCTC TGAAGAGACGTGGGACCGAATCGCGAGAGAAGATGGATTACAGTGGTTACGAGGCCTTCCGGGACAATTTCTTGTTCTGCTGGCTTGGATCAACGGATTGTGCGAAGAATTCGGCACCAACGTAGATCCACAGATCTTAGCTGAGATAGAAACCCGAATTCGGAGTGCAAGGTTCGCCCCTGGGGTGTCATCTGACCCAATTCTTACTGTCCGGAGGCTCGCGGTAAAGGAATGTTGGCGGCAAACGGTATTTGTCTACCTCTACATG GCACTTTGTGGAGCTGGTGCTGATGACCCTCGGGTAGCCCAGGCGGTCAAGGCATTCACACGAATTATCAATGGTGTCAAGCCGGGTCATAACCCTGACACCTTCTTGCTGATACCAATGCATGTT GTTGGGGTCGCCGCGCGCCGGAGAAAAGATCGTGATTCGATCCGTCGGCGAATATTTGGCCTTCAAAAAGGTGCTAATTCTGGCACACCACCTCACACTGCCCTCTTAAAACTCACCGATATCTGGGAACGAACGGAAGTGGAGAATCGAGCAGCTGTATGGTCTGACCTGAGAGT TATGGCAATGGAGGGATTGTACTCCGAGTACCAAGATGATATGGAGGGCGTTGTGAGCGGCGCTGGACCCTCAGCCTCTGCAGAAACCCAGAAACCAGTCAAGAGGAACATAATTGTGGATGACCAACATCCATTCGACCTCGAGCTATATATCTCCTCATATAAAG GTCAAGCTGCTATCAAGCGCCTGCGCTTCATTGCCGCCAACAGTGCTACACTCCAAGCCGATGCACTCCGCCTCGCCATCGACCAGGTCAAATCCACTAATATCGATGTGAATTTGTACCACCAACTTGTAACAGAGTACAATGCACTCCCCTCTGTCCACAAGCAGATTACTCTCGACCAGGACTGGATGGCCAAGGTCAAGACGGCTAAAGATGCCGAGGGCGACCGCCTGCAAGTCGAACTCAAGACCTATACGACGAATCTCATCAAGGAGAGTACACGA ATGGCCTATCGCGACTTGGGCAACTTTTACCGTTCGTTCGGGGATACAGCCAATGCGCTCAAGCACTACTCCAAGGGGCGCGAATCGTGTACTACTGCAGGCCACGTGTTGCAAATGAATATGGCCGCTGTGGAACTACTAGTCGAACAACTCAACTTTGCCCAAATTTATTCTTACGTCTTCAAAGCAGAGTCTGCGCTCGAATCAGCGTCGGCCGGCGGAGCTGGCACAGGTAAAGGAGCAGACAAGGCGGATGCAGAGTATGAGCGTGCCAGGTCCAAATTGCAGCTTGCCAGTGGAATCGCTCAGCTCGGACAAGGAAACTTCCAGAAAGCCGCCTGGACGTTCTTGAAACTCGAGAAGAATGTAGATGATTGGTTGGGTACA CTTGTCGCTCCAGCTGACATCGCAATATATGGAACGTTGGCCGCCCTAGCCACTCTCAGCCGCTCTCAAATCAAAGCATCTGTAGTAGAAAGTGACACGTTCACGTATTTCATAGAACAGGAGCCGTATATTCGTGAGATTATCGATGCATATACGAACAATAACTTCAAGGTCGTTCTCGAACTTCTTGATCGCCATTCG TCACGCCACGGATTGGACGTTGTTCTTGCTCCACATATTGGCTTGCTTACTAGCCTCATTCGGGATCGCGCCCTGGTCCTTTATACCACCCCATTTACGTCCATTCGGTTACAACGCTTGGCAGAGGCTTTCGGAATTACGTTATCCGATGTGGAAGCACATATCGTACGATTGGTGAGGGAAGGGCAAGTAAAAGGTCGGGTGGATGCAAACGAAAAG GTTTTAATCGCAACTCAGGTAGATCCTCGAGCCGAGTTGTTCCAAAGGGCGCTCAAGGCCGGTGTAGAAAACGAGGCAACAGCTCGAAAACTCATTCTGCGCATGAAGTT GATCCAAAACGACCTTGTTGTGAAAACAAGCAAATCTCAGCAACAGCGAGTTGGCCCCCCGGCTCAAGACGAAGAAATGGGTAGTATAGTCGAGGTCCAATAG